In one Sesamum indicum cultivar Zhongzhi No. 13 linkage group LG12, S_indicum_v1.0, whole genome shotgun sequence genomic region, the following are encoded:
- the LOC105175942 gene encoding transcription factor bHLH52 encodes MALSYYSNWGAFQQLDADIMSFVDPLQTEAELPPEPLPFPNIDHLFETNDLFYSECSNSLLYDFSTSSTGVTSDNLNCIPTQPCSLQQEFEPHQHNPKRQKAAGCGYEDIYTQMFNPPHFNGLVPNTCLTQLQDYLPTSEVVVLPLPDFSTPPGFSYSSESPKKEASAGGSLSAQSIAARQRRRKITEKTQELGKLVPGGRKMNTAEMLQAAYKYIKYLQAQVGVLESMSSNNQNREGFESDDELRVLLESPLIQEKLYSTERCLVPAKFVQHLSSDHEIVKSNPQLLPLIVKQEQ; translated from the exons ATGGCTTTGAGCTACTACTCAAACTGGGGAGCATTTCAGCAGTTGGACGCAGACATTATGAGCTTCGTTGATCCATTACAGACAGAGGCAGAGCTGCCGCCGGAGCCCCTACCGTTCCCCAATATCGACCATCTCTTTGAGACCAATGACTTGTTTTACTCGGAATGTTCTAATTCTCTTCTATATGACTTCTCTACTAGTAGTACTGGAGTTACTTCTGATAACTTAAACTGCATCCCAACACAACCCTGTTCACTCCAGCAAGAATTTGAGCCCCACCAGCACAATCCCAAACGCCAGAAGGCCGCCGGATGTGGTTATGAAGATATTTACACTCAGATGTTTAACCCTCCTCACTTCAATGGGCTTGTTCCAAACACTTGCCTGACCCAGCTTCAAGATTATCTGCCTACGTCAGAAGTCGTAGTGCTGCCACTGCCTGATTTTTCAACTCCACCAGGTTTCAGTTATAGTAGTGAGAGCCCGAAGAAGGAAGCAAGTGCTGGTGGTAGCTTGTCGGCGCAGAGCATAGCGGCACGGCAGAGGCGGAGGAAGATCACTGAGAAGACTCAGGAGCTGGGGAAGCTTGTTCCGGGTGGACGGAAGATGAACACTGCTGAAATGTTGCAAGCTGCTTACAAATACATCAAGTACTTGCAGGCTCAGGTTGGAGTTCTTGAATCCATGTCTTCAAATAATCAG AATAGAGAAGGATTTGAGAGTGATGACGAATTGCGGGTTCTTCTCGAGTCTCCGCTGATTCAAGAAAAGTTGTACTCGACGGAAAGATGCCTGGTTCCGGCCAAGTTTGTCCAACACCTGAGCAGTGATCATGAAATCGTCAAATCTAACCCTCAATTGCTACCGTTAATCGTGAAACAGGAGCAGTGA
- the LOC105175818 gene encoding alpha N-terminal protein methyltransferase 1, whose amino-acid sequence MVLLLHKTPVCIVLPSHPSLPHSLLHDSRLSRVSVITPLKCLQMNGRGVDSEGREFKNAEEMWREEVGDGDPLKKSQWYTQGVGYWQGVEATVDGVLGGYGHVNEPDIKDSEAFLNSVLAERFPDAGRGRRLVALDCGSGIGRITKNLLIRYFNEVDLLEPVSHFLDTARRNLAPENLMVTEEYKAVNFFCVPLQEFTPEAERYDIIWVQWCIGHLSDDDFVSFFKRAKAGLKPGGLFVLKENIARSGFVLDNQDKSITRSDLYFKQLFNQCGLHIYKMKDQNGFPDELFAVKMYALTTELPKRVNSSRSKKHVNRPAIIK is encoded by the exons ATGGTACTCTTACTGCACAAAACCCCCGTTTGCATCGTTCTCCCGAGTCACCCATCGTTACCTCACTCTCTGTTGCACGACTCAAGATTGTCCAGAGTAAGCGTGATTACTCCCCTCAAGTGCCTCCAGATGAATGGCCGGGGAGTGGACTCCGAAGGCCGTGAATTCAAGAACGCGGAGGAGATGTGGCGGGAAGAGGTGGGGGACGGCGACCCCCTCAAGAAATCCCAGTGGTACACCCAGGGAGTTGGCTATTGGCAG GGTGTGGAGGCAACGGTGGACGGAGTGCTAGGAGGGTATGGGCATGTTAATGAACCTGATATAAAGGATAGTGAGGCATTCTTGAATTCCGTTTTGGCTGAAAGATTTCCCGATGCTGGCAGAGGAAGGCGTCTTGTTGCTCTAG ATTGTGGCTCAGGCATAGGGAGAATCACCAAGAACCTTcttattagatattttaatgAG GTTGACCTTCTCGAGCCTGTTTCGCATTTTCTAGATACTGCTCGCAGAAATTTGGCCCCAGAGAATTTGATGGTCACGGAGGAGTACAAGGCTGTCAACTTTTTTTGTGTTCCACTTCAG GAATTCACTCCCGAGGCAGAAAGGTATGATATTATATGGGTTCAGTGGTGCATTGGGCATCTTTCAGATGATGACTTTGTGTCGTTCTTCAAGAGAGCAAAG GCTGGTCTAAAACCTGGTGGGCTTTTTGTTCTGAAGGAGAATATTGCAAGAAGTG GTTTTGTGTTGGATAACCAAGACAAGAGCATCACGAGATCGGACTTGTACTTCAAGCAGTTATTCAATCAATGTGGACTGCATATTTACAAAATGAAG GATCAAAATGGATTCCCTGATGAATTGTTTGCCGTAAAGATGTACGCCTTGACGACTGAGTTGCCAAAGAGAGTTAACAGTTCCAGATCCAAGAAGCATGTTAACAGACCTGCCATCATCAAATGA
- the LOC105175817 gene encoding pentatricopeptide repeat-containing protein At4g20770: protein MQIKTAAYLANVLQFLIDHKGHRAGKLVQAHILRTNQFANTFLVNRLIELHSKCGDTAAARRLFDQMPLNNIFSYHAILNAYCKLNDLDNAYELFDRMPEGNAVSWNLIISMSSRNGDREKALGSYYSMRMSGFLPTRFTLASVLSASGGLGNVECGRECHGVAIKLGLDTNLYVGNALLGMYVKCESIADAVVVFKDLPQHNEVSFTSMMEGLVEGDRIDEAFDMFRLMHRVGIIDCVSLSSVLGVCSKSAVEEFLVNDGNEKGLKMHGKQIHGLVIKLGFEGDLHINNSLLDMYAKHGYMECAEMLFNSMLEVSVVSWNVMIAGYGKQYHKEKAVECMERMRNCGFEPDEITYVNMLAACLKSGDVEAGLKIFNSMSLPSLTSWNAILSGYSQNEYHQEALMLFREMQFRKVRPDRTTFAIVLSSCAVMGLLEGGKQIHAALLKAEFCTDLYVTSGLIGVYSKCGNIEAAKHIFNTVPQHDIVCWNSMLSGLSLNSLDKDSLNFFQQMLGKGLLPTEFSYTTVLNCCSSLTSLLQGRQVHSLIVKNGHANDVYVGTALIDMYCKCGDVDGARQFFDMMPSKSTVTWNEMIHGYALSGRGDDAVNLFGDMIHTGFKPDSITYVAVLTACSHSGLVDAGLKIFNSMQQAHGLEPLSDHYTCIIDSLGRAGRFSEVEEIIDKMPCKDDPVIWEVLLSSCRVHANVNLARRAARELFRLDRNNSAPYALLANMYSSLDRWDDVKDVRGIMKEWQVSKEPGYSWV from the coding sequence ATGCAAATCAAGACTGCTGCTTATTTAGCGAATGTGTTGCAATTTCTGATAGATCATAAAGGTCACAGGGCAGGAAAACTCGTCCAAGCTCATATACTTCGTACTAACCAGTTTGCCAACACCTTCCTCGTTAACCGCCTGATTGAGCTCCACTCGAAATGCGGCGATACAGCCGCTGCTCGCCGCCTGTTCGACCAAATGCCTCTAAATAACATATTCTCTTACCACGCTATTTTAAATGCCTATTGCAAATTAAATGACCTGGATAATGCATATGAATTGTTTGATCGGATGCCGGAGGGGAATGCCGTTTCTtggaatttgataattagCATGTCGTCACGAAATGGTGACAGAGAGAAGGCCTTGGGGAGTTATTACTCCATGAGGATGAGCGGTTTTCTGCCGACCCGTTTCACCTTGGCTAGTGTTTTGAGTGCTTCTGGGGGTTTGGGCAATGTGGAGTGCGGGAGAGAGTGTCATGGAGTTGCTATCAAGCTTGGGCTCGACACGAATTTGTATGTGGGCAATGCATTGTTGGGAATGTACGTGAAGTGTGAGTCTATTGCAGATGCGGTTGTCGTTTTTAAGGACTTGCCGCAGCATAATGAGGTGTCATTTACTTCGATGATGGAGGGGTTAGTGGAAGGTGACCGCATAGATGAAGCATTTGACATGTTTAGGTTAATGCATAGAGTGGGGATCATAGACTGTGTATCACTGTCAAGTGTATTGGGTGTTTGTTCCAAAAGTGCAGTAGAAGAGTTTCTTGTAAATGATGGCAATGAGAAGGGGCTTAAAATGCATGGCAAACAAATACATGGGCTTGTTATTAAACTAGGGTTTGAAGGAGACCTGCACATAAACAATTCATTGCTTGATATGTATGCAAAACATGGATACATGGAGTGTGCAGAAATGTTGTTTAACAGTATGTTAGAAGTCAGTGTTGTTTCATGGAATGTTATGATAGCTGGATATGGCAAGCAATACCACAAGGAGAAGGCAGTGGAGTGCATGGAGAGAATGCGGAATTGTGGATTTGAGCCTGATGAGATCACTTATGTCAATATGCTTGCTGCTTGCTTGAAAAGTGGGGACGTTGAAGCTGGACTCAAGATATTTAATAGTATGTCATTACCAAGTTTGACGTCATGGAATGCTATACTGTCAGGCTATTCACAGAATGAGTACCATCAGGAGGCACTGATGCTTTTCAGGGAAATGCAGTTCAGAAAGGTGAGACCTGATCGAACTACTTTTGCTATAGTTCTCAGTTCTTGCGCGGTCATGGGGCTTTTGGAGGGTGGAAAGCAAATCCATGCTGCCTTATTGAAGGCTGAGTTTTGTACTGATTTGTATGTTACCAGTGGACTGATTGGTGTTTACTCAAAATGTGGTAATATAGAAGCGGCAAAACATATCTTCAACACGGTGCCCCAACATGATATAGTCTGTTGGAATTCTATGTTATCAGGTTTATCCCTTAATTCATTGGACAAAgattctttgaatttctttcaGCAAATGCTAGGAAAAGGGCTTCTGCCTACTGAATTCTCTTACACTACTGTACTGAACTGCTGTTCATCACTAACATCTCTGCTTCAAGGGAGGCAGGTTCATAGTTTGATAGTGAAAAATGGACATGCAAATGATGTTTATGTAGGAACTGCCTTGATTGATATGTACTGTAAATGTGGTGATGTGGATGGGGCTAGACAGTTTTTCGATATGATGCCCTCTAAAAGTACAGTTACCTGGAATGAGATGATACATGGCTATGCTCTAAGTGGACGTGGGGATGATGctgttaatttatttggagACATGATCCACACTGGTTTCAAGCCCGATTCTATAACTTATGTAGCTGTTTTAACTGCTTGCAGCCATTCTGGATTGGTGGATGCTGggttaaaaatattcaactcAATGCAGCAAGCACATGGTCTAGAGCCACTTAGTGATCACTACACTTGTATTATTGATTCCCTGGGTCGTGCTGGCCGGTTCAGTGAAGTTGAAGAAATCATAGATAAGATGCCATGCAAAGATGATCCAGTTATTTGGGAGGTCTTACTCAGTTCTTGTAGGGTTCATGCGAATGTGAACTTAGCAAGAAGGGCAGCAAGAGAACTTTTCCGCCTGGACCGGAATAATTCTGCCCCTTATGCGCTTTTAGCCAATATGTATTCATCATTAGATAGATGGGATGATGTAAAAGATGTTAGAGGAATAATGAAAGAATGGCAGGTCTCCAAAGAACCAGGTTATAGCTGGGTTTAG
- the LOC105175819 gene encoding non-specific lipid-transfer protein D, cotyledon-specific isoform-like, protein MKSIFFSLFVVLSLVCFAHLSNAAIPCGTVDMKAASCVAFATGKDPKPSPTCCSGLQQLAQSVKTVDDKKAICRCLKAAVKNFAGVQDRFLSQIPAACNIKVGFPVSLSTDCEKLH, encoded by the coding sequence atgaagaGCATTTTCTTCTCCTTGTTTGTTGTCCTCTCCCTAGTCTGTTTTGCACATTTGAGCAATGCAGCCATACCATGTGGCACCGTCGACATGAAGGCAGCCTCATGTGTTGCATTTGCCACTGGAAAGGACCCAAAGCCATCGCCAACATGCTGCTCTGGCCTGCAACAGCTTGCTCAGAGCGTCAAGACGGTTGATGACAAGAAGGCCATTTGCAGGTGCCTCAAGGCTGCTGTCAAGAACTTTGCGGGTGTCCAAGACAGGTTCTTGAGCCAGATCCCTGCTGCTTGCAATATCAAAGTTGGTTTCCCAGTTTCCCTGAGCACCGACTGCGAGAA